Proteins found in one Serinicoccus marinus DSM 15273 genomic segment:
- a CDS encoding S9 family peptidase — protein MTDQPAPPRAARVDVVRSHHGEDVTDPYEWLRDKTDPEVVAHLEAENAYTEARTSHLDGLRERVFTEIKDRVQQTDLSVPVRHRDWWYYSRTIEGEQYAVHGRVAVGESPERPELDPGAAPEGEQVLLDGNAEAQGEEFFSLGAFDVTPQGERLAYAVDTTGDERFDLRVKDLETGEVVDDAVTGIGYGTAWSVDGEHLFYTRVDDAWRPFQVWRHQVGMPAQDDVLVHQEDDERFWMGVGTSRDDRHVLIWLGSKNTSEVRLVDAEDPTGAVRVVAAREEGVEYDVEPAGDRLWIVHNRDHRDFALAVAPAGSTSADDWATVLPGEDGVRLAGVEAFAGHLVLSLRRDGLTQLQVLPLSCEGRPVGEGYQVPVDEAVYTIESGSNPTYDTDTLQVLVESMVTPRSVYDLDLGSGTLTLVKRQPVLGGYDPQDYQQLRLWATAQDGTRVPISLVARADLSPDGTHPGLLYGYGSYEISVDPHFSVSRLSYLDRGVVYAVAHVRGGGELGRGWYEDGRMERKTNTFTDFVACAEHLVATGWVAPDRLAAEGRSAGGLLMGAVLNLAPERFRVVHAGVAFVDALTTILDPSLPLTVSEWEEWGNPVESAQIYALMRSYTPYENIRPVDYPAILATTGLNDTRVYYVEPAKWVARLRETVTSDPQDRPILLKTEMVAGHGGKTGRYDAWRETAFEIAFVLDQLDATQVDATPDQRP, from the coding sequence GTGACCGATCAGCCCGCCCCGCCCCGAGCCGCCCGCGTCGACGTCGTCCGCTCCCACCACGGCGAGGACGTCACGGACCCCTACGAGTGGCTCCGCGACAAGACCGACCCCGAGGTCGTCGCGCACCTCGAGGCGGAGAACGCCTACACCGAGGCGCGGACCAGCCACCTGGACGGCCTGCGCGAGCGGGTCTTCACCGAGATCAAGGACCGGGTCCAGCAGACCGACCTCTCGGTCCCGGTGCGCCACCGCGACTGGTGGTACTACAGCCGCACGATCGAGGGGGAGCAGTACGCCGTGCACGGCCGGGTCGCGGTGGGCGAGTCCCCGGAGCGGCCCGAGCTGGACCCCGGCGCCGCACCGGAGGGGGAGCAGGTGCTGCTCGACGGCAACGCCGAGGCGCAGGGGGAGGAGTTCTTCAGCCTGGGGGCCTTCGACGTCACCCCGCAGGGGGAGCGGCTGGCCTACGCCGTCGACACGACCGGTGACGAGCGCTTCGACCTGCGCGTCAAGGACCTCGAGACCGGAGAGGTGGTCGACGACGCCGTGACCGGGATCGGCTACGGCACGGCGTGGAGCGTCGACGGCGAGCACCTGTTCTACACCCGCGTCGACGACGCCTGGCGCCCCTTCCAGGTCTGGCGGCACCAGGTGGGCATGCCGGCGCAGGACGACGTGCTCGTGCACCAGGAGGACGACGAGCGGTTCTGGATGGGCGTCGGCACCTCACGTGACGACCGGCACGTCCTCATCTGGCTCGGCAGCAAGAACACCTCGGAGGTGCGGCTCGTGGACGCCGAGGACCCCACCGGGGCGGTCCGGGTGGTGGCTGCCCGCGAGGAGGGCGTGGAGTACGACGTCGAGCCGGCCGGTGACCGGCTGTGGATCGTGCACAACCGTGACCACCGGGACTTCGCGCTGGCCGTGGCGCCGGCGGGCAGCACCTCGGCGGACGACTGGGCCACGGTCCTGCCCGGCGAGGACGGCGTCCGGCTCGCGGGGGTGGAGGCCTTCGCCGGTCACCTCGTGCTCTCGCTGCGCCGCGACGGCCTCACCCAGCTGCAGGTCCTGCCGCTGTCCTGCGAGGGTCGCCCGGTGGGGGAGGGCTACCAGGTGCCGGTCGACGAGGCGGTCTACACCATCGAGTCGGGCAGCAACCCGACCTACGACACCGACACCCTGCAGGTCCTCGTCGAGTCGATGGTGACCCCGCGCAGCGTCTACGACCTCGACCTCGGCAGCGGGACGCTCACGCTCGTCAAGCGTCAGCCGGTGCTCGGCGGCTACGACCCGCAGGACTACCAGCAGCTGCGGCTCTGGGCCACGGCGCAGGACGGCACGCGGGTGCCGATCTCGCTCGTCGCCCGGGCGGACCTGTCGCCCGACGGCACGCACCCGGGGCTGCTCTACGGCTACGGCTCCTACGAGATCTCGGTCGACCCGCACTTCTCCGTCTCCCGACTGTCCTACCTCGACCGCGGGGTGGTGTATGCCGTCGCCCACGTCCGCGGGGGCGGCGAGCTGGGCCGGGGGTGGTACGAGGACGGGCGCATGGAGCGCAAGACCAACACCTTCACCGACTTCGTGGCCTGCGCGGAGCACCTCGTGGCGACCGGCTGGGTCGCGCCGGACCGGCTGGCCGCCGAGGGTCGCTCCGCCGGAGGACTGCTCATGGGGGCGGTCCTCAACCTGGCGCCCGAGCGGTTCCGGGTGGTGCACGCCGGGGTGGCCTTCGTGGACGCCCTCACCACGATCCTCGACCCCTCGTTGCCGCTCACGGTCAGCGAGTGGGAGGAGTGGGGCAACCCGGTCGAGTCGGCGCAGATCTACGCGCTCATGCGGTCCTACACCCCCTACGAGAACATCCGTCCTGTCGACTACCCGGCGATCCTGGCGACGACCGGGCTCAACGACACCCGGGTCTACTACGTCGAGCCGGCCAAGTGGGTGGCCCGGCTGCGGGAGACGGTGACGAGCGACCCGCAGGACCGGCCGATCCTGCTCAAGACCGAGATGGTCGCCGGTCACGGCGGCAAGACGGGCCGCTACGACGCGTGGCGGGAGACCGCCTTCGAGATCGCCTTCGTGCTGGACCAGCTCGACGCCACCCAGGTCGACGCGACCCCGGACCAGCGTCCGTGA